One genomic region from Prevotella sp. Rep29 encodes:
- a CDS encoding sodium:alanine symporter family protein, translating into MNEWITAANDVIWSYALIWALVGCGLWFTWRTRFVQFRMVGEMFRLLTESVVSTTKGVKHISSFQAFAVSVATRVGTGNLAGVATAIAVGGPGAIFWMWVIALIGAASAFVESTLAQLFKQKHKDSFIGGPAYYIQRGLRLRWMAILFAVLIAIQFGFASISIQANTICGAMEEAFGWSPLWVGIALTLMTLLIIFGGIQRIAFVSSILVPIMAVGYVLLALVIIIINIDQVPNVLKLIVLNAFGFEQVAGGSIGAVIMIGIRRGLFSNEAGEGSVPNVAATATTTHPVKQGLIQALGVFTDTLLVCSCTAFIILISGIYQTTELNGIALTQSSLQAEVGSFGPFFVAIAIFFFAYSSIIGNYYYGEVNIRFITSSPKVMTLFRLFSGGVTVMFGALASFDLAWNIVDFFLALLTACNLLAIVLLGKYVYRLLEDYRQQKRKGIKEPVFHRSQIPELEDKLDCWE; encoded by the coding sequence ATGAACGAATGGATTACAGCAGCAAATGACGTGATATGGAGCTATGCGCTGATATGGGCGCTTGTCGGGTGCGGACTATGGTTTACCTGGCGCACGCGCTTCGTGCAATTCCGTATGGTGGGCGAGATGTTCCGACTGCTCACCGAGTCGGTTGTCAGCACGACAAAAGGAGTGAAGCACATTTCCTCCTTTCAGGCATTTGCCGTCAGCGTGGCAACTCGTGTAGGTACAGGCAATCTCGCAGGTGTCGCTACTGCCATCGCAGTCGGAGGCCCTGGAGCGATATTTTGGATGTGGGTTATCGCACTCATTGGTGCAGCCAGTGCCTTCGTGGAATCAACACTGGCACAGCTCTTTAAGCAGAAGCACAAAGATTCGTTCATCGGCGGACCAGCCTATTACATCCAGCGCGGGCTGCGTCTGCGTTGGATGGCAATATTGTTTGCCGTACTCATTGCGATTCAATTTGGGTTTGCCAGTATTTCCATTCAGGCAAACACCATCTGTGGCGCCATGGAAGAGGCATTTGGATGGTCGCCTCTGTGGGTGGGAATAGCCTTGACGCTTATGACGCTGCTGATTATTTTTGGCGGTATTCAGCGAATAGCCTTTGTCAGCTCCATCTTAGTGCCAATCATGGCAGTCGGCTATGTGTTACTTGCGTTGGTGATTATCATCATCAATATCGACCAGGTTCCGAATGTGCTGAAACTCATCGTCTTGAATGCCTTCGGGTTCGAACAGGTGGCGGGCGGCAGCATAGGGGCTGTAATCATGATAGGCATAAGGCGCGGACTCTTTTCCAACGAGGCAGGAGAAGGCAGCGTGCCTAACGTTGCGGCTACGGCAACGACGACCCATCCTGTGAAACAGGGACTCATTCAGGCACTCGGCGTCTTTACCGATACGCTGTTAGTGTGCTCATGCACGGCGTTCATTATCCTTATCAGCGGCATCTATCAGACGACCGAGTTGAACGGCATTGCGCTGACGCAGTCGTCGCTTCAGGCTGAAGTGGGTAGCTTCGGACCATTCTTTGTGGCAATAGCCATCTTTTTCTTTGCTTATTCCAGCATCATCGGCAACTACTATTATGGTGAGGTAAATATCCGCTTCATTACGTCCAGTCCTAAGGTCATGACACTTTTCCGACTTTTCTCCGGTGGCGTGACGGTGATGTTCGGCGCCCTCGCCAGCTTTGACTTGGCATGGAACATTGTCGATTTCTTTCTGGCACTTCTGACGGCATGCAACCTCCTTGCCATCGTCCTCTTAGGCAAATATGTGTATCGTCTGTTGGAAGACTATCGCCAGCAGAAGCGGAAGGGCATCAAAGAGCCCGTATTCCATCGCAGTCAGATACCTGAATTGGAAGATAAACTCGATTGTTGGGAATAA
- a CDS encoding oxaloacetate decarboxylase yields the protein MKKKIQFSLVYRDMWQSSGKFQPLKDQLERIAPVIIDMGVFDRVETNGGAFEQVNLLAGENPNDAVRAFCKPFNEVGIKTHMLDRGLNALRMYPVPDDVRELQYKVKHAQGVDIPRIFCGLNDVRNIIPSVKWAKAAGMTPQATLCITTSPIHTVEYYSNIAEQCIEAGAEEICLKDMAGIGQPALLGKLTKAIKDKHPDIIIQYHGHSGPGLSMASILEVCNNGADVIDTAIEPLSWGKVHPDIISVQSMLKNEGFEVKEINMNAYMKARSLTQEFIDDWLGYFINPGNKHMSSLLLGSGLPGGMMGSMMADLAGIHKVINNTLKAKGEPELSTDDMLVKLFNEVEYVWPRVGYPPLVTPFSQYVKNIALMNLLTMAQGKGRFVMMDDSMWGMILGKSGRIPGEIDQELKDLAAKQGREFTDADPRTLIPNALDDFRKEMDENGWDYGKDDEELYELAMHPEQYRNYKSGQAKKNFLEDLQKAKDAKLGNTLTPEQISEFKHAKADAIVSPVKGQIYWEFNGDGEQEPTVEPFIGKEYKEGEPFCYIQTPWSEIMPVPAALGGKLVEIKAKRGAHVQKGEVIAYIERPHEEA from the coding sequence ATGAAAAAGAAAATTCAGTTCAGTCTCGTTTATCGAGACATGTGGCAGTCTTCCGGCAAGTTTCAGCCGCTGAAAGACCAGTTGGAGCGTATCGCTCCGGTAATCATTGATATGGGAGTGTTCGACCGCGTGGAGACAAACGGTGGTGCATTCGAGCAGGTAAATCTTCTTGCCGGTGAGAACCCTAATGACGCAGTGCGCGCATTCTGTAAGCCGTTCAACGAAGTGGGCATCAAAACCCACATGCTTGACCGCGGCTTGAACGCATTGCGTATGTATCCCGTTCCCGACGATGTGCGTGAGTTGCAGTACAAGGTGAAGCACGCACAGGGCGTGGACATCCCTCGTATCTTCTGCGGCTTGAACGATGTCCGCAATATCATTCCTTCCGTGAAATGGGCAAAGGCTGCCGGCATGACCCCGCAGGCAACACTCTGTATCACCACTTCGCCAATTCACACGGTAGAGTATTACAGCAACATCGCTGAACAGTGCATCGAGGCAGGTGCTGAGGAAATCTGTCTGAAGGACATGGCAGGTATCGGACAGCCCGCATTGCTCGGAAAACTGACCAAAGCCATCAAGGACAAGCATCCCGATATCATCATCCAGTATCACGGTCACTCTGGTCCCGGTCTGTCAATGGCATCCATCCTGGAAGTCTGCAACAACGGTGCCGACGTAATCGATACCGCTATCGAACCGCTGTCTTGGGGTAAAGTTCACCCAGACATCATCTCCGTGCAGAGCATGTTGAAGAACGAAGGTTTCGAAGTGAAGGAAATCAATATGAACGCCTACATGAAGGCGCGCTCACTGACCCAGGAGTTCATCGACGACTGGCTCGGCTACTTCATCAACCCAGGCAACAAGCACATGAGCTCGCTCCTGCTCGGCTCGGGACTTCCCGGCGGCATGATGGGCTCGATGATGGCAGACCTTGCAGGTATCCACAAGGTGATCAACAATACGCTGAAAGCAAAAGGCGAGCCCGAACTCTCTACCGACGACATGCTCGTGAAGCTGTTCAATGAGGTTGAATACGTATGGCCGCGCGTAGGTTATCCACCACTCGTGACACCGTTCAGCCAGTATGTGAAGAACATCGCCCTCATGAACCTGCTCACCATGGCACAAGGCAAGGGACGCTTCGTCATGATGGACGACTCGATGTGGGGAATGATTCTCGGCAAGAGCGGACGCATACCGGGCGAAATCGACCAGGAACTCAAAGACCTTGCAGCTAAGCAGGGACGCGAATTTACCGATGCAGACCCGCGTACACTCATTCCGAACGCACTCGACGACTTCCGCAAGGAAATGGACGAGAACGGATGGGATTACGGAAAGGACGACGAGGAACTCTACGAACTCGCTATGCACCCCGAGCAGTATCGCAACTACAAGAGCGGACAGGCGAAGAAAAACTTCCTCGAAGACCTGCAGAAAGCAAAGGACGCAAAACTGGGCAACACGCTGACGCCGGAGCAAATCTCCGAATTCAAGCACGCCAAGGCAGACGCTATCGTATCGCCCGTCAAGGGACAAATCTACTGGGAATTCAATGGCGACGGCGAACAGGAGCCAACCGTAGAGCCGTTCATCGGTAAGGAATATAAGGAGGGCGAACCTTTCTGCTATATCCAGACACCGTGGAGCGAGATTATGCCCGTTCCCGCAGCGCTCGGAGGCAAACTCGTGGAAATTAAGGCTAAGCGCGGCGCACACGTTCAGAAAGGCGAAGTAATTGCTTACATCGAACGTCCGCACGAAGAAGCATGA
- a CDS encoding helix-turn-helix domain-containing protein, with amino-acid sequence MDVKKIIREKGFTIAQIAKKMGVTDMSLYQTLDGTPNPTVKTLQRIAEVIGCNVGDFFLDELENSSFKNGTLTINGKEYDVLLKERK; translated from the coding sequence ATGGACGTAAAAAAGATTATAAGGGAAAAGGGGTTTACTATTGCCCAAATAGCAAAAAAAATGGGGGTTACAGATATGAGCCTCTATCAGACATTGGACGGAACGCCAAATCCGACAGTTAAGACTTTGCAGCGTATAGCAGAAGTTATTGGTTGTAATGTAGGTGACTTCTTCTTAGATGAGTTAGAAAATAGTTCCTTTAAAAATGGGACTCTAACTATCAATGGAAAAGAATATGACGTACTTTTAAAAGAAAGGAAGTAA
- a CDS encoding M64 family metallopeptidase codes for MKNNVLRQIWKLLLLLIVVAACNEKDDGLDTGVIEGIDLRAEYDGKIVEIQKATKGEGINIVMLGDGYTVQSIIDGSYDEAMRKAASYLFLSQPMKALQEYFNVYYITAVSMNSALDGQSAMGCMVYDNGVNGTPSGSIMTQKAKQYVMKLPDYDPMNTLASIVINSHEYGGVTYYPWHAGETSDYNQLISYAYTALHADGIDGQKFKNVIQHETVGHAFAKLADEYAYNDDAHASVSASYRRLVSSFYWPKYWYYNIAGYATRNADLPWEAFIDDPDYATEDLGFYEGAHYYRAGYYRATSNSIMRDTEGDVTFNAPSRYAIYLRTMLIGEGRIPTVEEFKTFDKAHRD; via the coding sequence ATGAAAAATAATGTTTTAAGACAAATATGGAAACTCCTGTTGTTACTCATAGTCGTTGCCGCTTGTAACGAAAAAGACGACGGCTTGGATACTGGAGTTATTGAAGGCATTGACCTCCGGGCAGAATACGACGGAAAGATAGTCGAAATACAAAAAGCCACCAAGGGAGAAGGCATCAACATCGTAATGCTTGGCGACGGATATACCGTACAAAGCATAATTGACGGTTCCTATGATGAGGCTATGCGAAAAGCAGCCAGCTATCTGTTCCTGTCACAGCCCATGAAAGCATTGCAAGAATACTTCAATGTGTATTATATCACAGCCGTGTCAATGAACTCCGCACTTGACGGACAAAGTGCCATGGGATGCATGGTCTATGACAACGGAGTGAACGGAACACCGTCAGGCTCCATCATGACACAAAAGGCAAAACAATATGTCATGAAACTGCCAGATTATGATCCAATGAACACCCTGGCAAGCATTGTCATCAATTCACACGAATATGGGGGAGTAACCTACTACCCATGGCATGCAGGAGAAACCTCCGACTACAATCAGTTGATATCCTATGCCTACACAGCACTCCATGCCGACGGCATCGACGGGCAGAAATTCAAAAACGTCATCCAGCACGAAACCGTAGGACACGCCTTTGCCAAACTAGCCGACGAATATGCATATAACGATGATGCACACGCATCAGTGTCTGCTTCCTACCGCCGTTTGGTCAGCAGCTTCTACTGGCCTAAATATTGGTATTACAACATAGCAGGATACGCTACGCGAAATGCTGACCTGCCATGGGAAGCATTCATCGATGACCCCGATTACGCCACCGAAGACCTCGGGTTCTACGAAGGAGCCCATTACTACCGCGCAGGATACTACCGGGCAACATCCAATTCCATCATGCGCGACACAGAAGGCGACGTGACATTCAATGCTCCATCGCGCTATGCCATCTATCTGCGTACGATGCTCATCGGCGAAGGACGAATCCCTACAGTCGAAGAATTCAAAACCTTCGACAAAGCCCATCGCGACTAA
- a CDS encoding dihydrodipicolinate synthase family protein has translation MEKIKGLIDAPFTPMLADGSINLTVIPEYAAMLQRNGLKGVFINGSSGEGYMLTEEERIQIAEAWMDATKDFTDFKVIVHVGSTCVRSSRRLAEHAQAIGAFGIGAMAPPFPKVGRIEELVKYCEEIACGAPSLPFYFYHIPAFNGAFLSMYDFLQAVDGRIPNFAGIKYTFESLYEYNRCRRYKDGKFDMLHGQDETILPCLAMGGAQGGIGGTTNYNGRCLTGILKAWEEGNLEKARALQNYAQDVIDVICHFRGNIVGGKRIMKLIGLDLGPNRTPFQNITPEEEAQLRKELEAIDFFNHCNK, from the coding sequence ATGGAGAAAATTAAAGGTCTCATCGACGCCCCCTTTACCCCGATGCTTGCCGATGGCAGCATCAATCTTACCGTCATTCCCGAATATGCTGCCATGTTGCAGCGCAATGGTTTGAAAGGCGTATTCATCAATGGCTCCAGTGGCGAAGGCTACATGCTTACAGAGGAAGAGCGTATACAGATAGCCGAAGCATGGATGGATGCCACTAAAGATTTCACCGACTTCAAGGTCATCGTCCACGTGGGCAGCACCTGTGTCCGTTCTTCCCGGCGACTGGCTGAGCATGCTCAGGCGATAGGAGCCTTCGGTATCGGTGCGATGGCGCCTCCCTTCCCCAAGGTGGGACGCATCGAGGAACTGGTGAAATACTGCGAGGAGATTGCCTGTGGCGCTCCCAGCCTGCCTTTTTATTTCTACCACATCCCAGCCTTCAACGGCGCTTTCCTTTCCATGTACGACTTCCTTCAGGCGGTAGATGGTCGCATCCCCAATTTTGCAGGTATCAAATACACCTTCGAGAGCCTCTACGAGTACAATCGTTGCCGTCGCTATAAGGACGGCAAGTTCGACATGCTCCACGGTCAGGACGAAACCATTCTGCCCTGTCTGGCTATGGGCGGCGCACAAGGCGGCATCGGTGGCACAACGAACTACAACGGACGCTGCCTCACCGGCATTCTCAAAGCATGGGAGGAGGGCAACCTGGAGAAAGCCCGCGCCCTTCAGAACTACGCCCAGGACGTCATCGACGTCATCTGCCACTTCCGAGGCAACATCGTGGGGGGCAAGCGTATCATGAAGCTGATAGGACTCGACCTTGGTCCCAATCGCACCCCATTCCAGAATATCACCCCTGAAGAAGAGGCTCAGCTCCGCAAGGAACTCGAGGCTATCGACTTCTTCAACCATTGCAATAAGTAG
- a CDS encoding HD domain-containing protein produces the protein MNVDYIHIIEKLYGKEDSALKRILLVHSRAVAQKALRIVDAHPEMALDRQFVEEAAMLHDIGIIRCDAPGIECFGTEPYIRHGILGAAMLRSEGLERHARVCERHTGAGLSRQDIVSQNLPLPQQDYLPETLEEQLICYADKFFSKTRLEQEKTIGQAERSLAKFGEEGLRRFRHWKQLFA, from the coding sequence ATGAACGTAGATTATATTCATATAATTGAGAAACTTTACGGCAAGGAGGATAGCGCACTCAAGCGCATCCTCCTTGTTCATTCACGCGCTGTCGCACAAAAGGCTCTCCGAATAGTTGATGCCCACCCAGAAATGGCGCTCGACCGTCAGTTCGTAGAGGAGGCAGCCATGCTCCATGATATCGGCATCATCCGTTGCGACGCGCCCGGAATCGAATGTTTCGGCACCGAGCCCTATATCCGTCACGGAATACTTGGCGCAGCCATGTTGCGCAGCGAGGGACTGGAACGCCACGCACGGGTCTGTGAGCGCCACACGGGAGCAGGACTGTCGCGTCAGGACATCGTTTCGCAAAACCTGCCATTGCCACAACAGGACTATCTGCCCGAAACCCTCGAAGAACAACTCATCTGCTATGCCGACAAGTTCTTCTCCAAGACACGTCTCGAGCAGGAGAAGACCATCGGTCAGGCAGAGCGCAGCCTCGCCAAGTTCGGAGAGGAAGGGCTCCGGCGCTTCCGCCACTGGAAACAACTCTTTGCTTAA
- a CDS encoding RagB/SusD family nutrient uptake outer membrane protein, whose amino-acid sequence MKKIIKLTLAVCLSSPLLTSCLEQVYPSQGFTQEQLNESESRLALLSAAVKRAMFYGYSSGLDYNCGYPGLMIVSDAMCAEIPIQSTSYDYFSWWSQGTYLGKSYGVSSEPWRFYANLIQKTNLTLAVANPSAESSLDDLHRIGNALCYRALAYMDMTRLYEFKATGYPELDDAAVFNVTVPIVDEYTTELEARNNPRVPFYTMYRFIMTDLNKAEFYLQGYMPSRKNDAGIGVVYGLKARMWLEIASRFEQKPEDLTEQIAHEDDADLKKYDKLNVQSVQDCYEQARKYSEWAMALAYTPLTENQWFDIKTGFNEANDAWMWAVQYGTEDVTESWKSYTGFLAPEAMFGVANSNYFANRMIDVKIYSKIPQDDWRYYTWIATEDAGSTAGYSKYKTLYSSDVWVNFKALTGFKFRPGSGNGDDYKVGCAVDIPLMRVEEMYLINAEATARTKGLANGKMVLVNFLNQYRYKNGSYTSSSSTLEDFITEVLDQKRIEFWGEGVVIWDYKRTCRSVERDYIGSNHPEAYRFHSKEGYVAPWMNLVIAQTEERYNTAIVNNPDPSGYHE is encoded by the coding sequence ATGAAAAAGATAATAAAACTCACATTAGCAGTTTGCCTGTCTTCACCCTTGCTTACAAGCTGCCTTGAGCAGGTTTATCCATCGCAAGGTTTTACGCAGGAACAGCTCAACGAGTCAGAATCAAGACTTGCCCTGTTAAGTGCTGCCGTCAAGCGCGCCATGTTCTATGGATATTCCAGCGGACTGGATTATAATTGCGGCTACCCTGGTCTCATGATTGTCAGTGATGCCATGTGTGCTGAGATACCTATACAATCAACAAGTTACGACTATTTCAGCTGGTGGTCGCAAGGCACCTATTTAGGTAAGTCGTATGGTGTGTCTTCTGAGCCTTGGCGCTTTTATGCCAACCTTATTCAGAAAACCAATCTCACGCTGGCGGTTGCCAATCCTTCGGCAGAGTCGTCGTTAGATGATTTGCACCGCATTGGCAATGCTCTTTGCTACCGGGCTTTGGCTTATATGGACATGACACGTCTTTATGAGTTCAAGGCGACAGGTTATCCTGAACTTGACGATGCGGCAGTCTTTAATGTTACGGTGCCTATCGTTGATGAATATACGACTGAGCTCGAAGCTCGCAACAATCCGCGCGTGCCATTTTATACAATGTATAGGTTTATTATGACCGACCTTAATAAGGCAGAGTTCTATCTGCAGGGCTACATGCCTTCGCGTAAGAATGATGCCGGTATTGGCGTGGTTTATGGTTTGAAAGCCCGTATGTGGCTGGAAATCGCTTCACGCTTTGAGCAGAAACCTGAAGACCTGACCGAACAGATTGCCCATGAAGATGATGCTGATTTGAAAAAATACGATAAACTGAATGTGCAATCAGTGCAGGATTGTTATGAGCAGGCTCGCAAATATTCAGAATGGGCAATGGCGCTGGCTTATACACCACTGACCGAGAACCAGTGGTTTGACATCAAAACGGGATTTAACGAAGCAAACGATGCCTGGATGTGGGCAGTGCAGTATGGAACTGAAGATGTGACCGAAAGTTGGAAAAGCTATACAGGATTCCTTGCTCCCGAAGCCATGTTCGGTGTAGCTAACAGCAACTATTTTGCCAATAGGATGATTGATGTTAAGATCTATAGTAAAATTCCCCAAGACGACTGGCGCTATTACACATGGATTGCCACAGAAGATGCTGGTTCAACAGCAGGCTATAGCAAGTATAAGACTCTTTACAGCAGTGATGTCTGGGTAAATTTCAAAGCACTGACAGGTTTTAAGTTTCGCCCGGGATCAGGCAATGGTGATGACTATAAAGTCGGATGCGCTGTAGATATCCCACTGATGCGTGTTGAAGAGATGTATCTCATCAATGCGGAAGCTACTGCTCGGACTAAAGGACTTGCTAACGGAAAAATGGTATTAGTCAACTTCTTGAATCAATATCGTTATAAAAATGGGTCCTATACAAGTTCGTCAAGTACGTTAGAAGATTTTATTACAGAGGTACTTGACCAGAAACGCATTGAATTCTGGGGCGAAGGTGTCGTTATATGGGATTATAAGCGCACTTGCCGATCGGTTGAGCGCGACTATATCGGCTCTAACCATCCGGAGGCATATCGTTTCCATTCCAAGGAAGGATACGTCGCTCCATGGATGAATCTGGTCATTGCACAGACTGAAGAACGATATAATACCGCTATTGTAAACAACCCCGACCCTTCGGGCTATCATGAGTAA